A window of Tautonia plasticadhaerens contains these coding sequences:
- a CDS encoding PP2C family protein-serine/threonine phosphatase, whose amino-acid sequence MPVIDFDEPSSPIEDSTIEYPATAERPLLRVRTRCEGLTDRGLRRENNEDNFLIARLTKRLDVCRSSFEHAGRSRFAEEIAHLLVVADGLGGAAAGERASELSISTIEDFVLNCFKWFLHFEPGEKDELVRELRDALRRADHDVYQKARDDRSLMGMGTTLTMAYSVFGQLYIAHAGDSRAYLLRGGTLRRLTRDHTYAQMLLDAGEISPEDARRPGLRNVVTNVVGGPNEGVYVELHKLDLEDGDALLLCTDGLTEPVTEEDIAADLSRFDDPGGACRSLVERALKAGGPDNVAVVVARFALDRG is encoded by the coding sequence ATGCCCGTCATTGACTTCGACGAGCCGTCCTCGCCGATCGAGGACTCGACGATCGAATACCCGGCGACCGCCGAACGGCCCCTGCTCCGGGTCCGGACGCGGTGCGAGGGCCTGACCGACCGCGGCCTCAGGCGGGAGAACAACGAGGACAACTTCCTCATCGCTCGGCTGACCAAGCGGCTCGACGTCTGCCGCAGCAGCTTCGAACACGCCGGCCGCAGCCGGTTCGCCGAGGAGATCGCCCACCTCCTCGTCGTCGCGGACGGCCTCGGGGGGGCCGCGGCGGGCGAACGGGCCAGCGAGCTCTCCATCTCGACCATCGAGGACTTCGTCCTGAATTGCTTCAAGTGGTTCCTCCACTTCGAGCCCGGCGAGAAGGACGAGCTCGTCCGAGAGTTGAGGGATGCCCTCCGACGCGCCGACCATGATGTCTACCAGAAAGCCCGGGACGACCGTTCGCTCATGGGGATGGGCACGACGCTGACCATGGCCTACTCCGTGTTCGGGCAGCTGTATATCGCCCACGCGGGCGATTCCCGGGCCTACCTTCTGCGAGGCGGCACGCTCCGACGGCTGACCCGGGACCACACCTACGCGCAGATGCTCCTCGACGCCGGGGAGATCAGCCCGGAGGATGCCCGTCGGCCCGGCCTCCGGAATGTGGTGACGAACGTCGTCGGCGGGCCGAACGAGGGGGTCTACGTCGAGCTGCACAAGCTCGACCTGGAGGACGGCGACGCCCTCCTGCTCTGCACCGATGGCCTCACCGAGCCGGTGACCGAGGAGGACATCGCCGCCGACCTGTCCCGGTTCGACGACCCCGGCGGGGCGTGTCGGTCGCTCGTGGAGCGGGCCCTCAAGGCCGGCGGCCCGGATAACGTCGCGGTCGTGGTTGCCCGCTTTGCCCTCGACCGGGGGTGA
- the nuoL gene encoding NADH-quinone oxidoreductase subunit L, producing MNQWQGWLYVAAVLIPLGAFVVQILGIRRTRHANALIATVAIAISLLLSMVGLGSYWVESGGMAVHHVEVGAATPGVEEEGHPGTGGGKVAWTGSWDWVSLGGGLSPDRGPLRIPIGIFIDNLAAIMFVMVTFIATLIHVYSMEYMGGDPRLPRYFAYLSLFCFSMLGLVASSNAFMVFVFWELVGLCSYLLIGFWYEDRSNADAANKAFLVNRVGDVGMLVGLGLLWTQLGTLDIAEINSGLASVEARQGDDLGRIAAGEPAEEHVVVLGAGVRAIPHWVLVLAGLGIFAGCVGKSAQFPLHVWLPDAMAGPTPVSALIHAATMVAAGVYLVGRFFPLFTDEVLLIIAYAGGITLFIAATIALVQVDYKKVLAYSTVSQLGFMMLALGVGGWAAGLFHLLTHAFFKALLFLGAGSVHHAVHTYDLRPLGGLRRKMPITSTTMLLATLAISGVPLFSGFYSKDAILASAIRFVVDRPGHVALLILPAIGAAMTAFYMFRMWFLLFSGRSRGWSASGLVAEHGHEDDPVTRAHEGGPRITWPLRILAVPTVMIGWPLTILPLTIVGLPFHPILEDWLAYGAPLSARSIGSAHLWAAATSILVLVVGIGLAFLAYHPSKTIRRIDPARMAGQLGGLYGLFVNKWYFDEVYQALFVRPTLAIARLASRFDRTVIDGVVEGSARATVALSLLDRRVDQSVVDRVVTLVARLTFALGDAGRRLQTGRVRGYLMVLSLAFIVLSVGVFVWVIR from the coding sequence ATGAACCAGTGGCAAGGCTGGCTGTACGTCGCCGCCGTCTTGATCCCGCTGGGGGCGTTCGTCGTCCAGATCCTGGGCATCCGCCGGACGAGGCATGCGAACGCCCTGATCGCCACCGTCGCGATCGCCATCTCGCTACTCCTCTCGATGGTCGGCCTCGGGTCGTATTGGGTCGAGTCCGGCGGCATGGCGGTCCACCACGTCGAAGTGGGGGCGGCCACCCCGGGAGTCGAGGAGGAGGGCCATCCCGGCACGGGGGGCGGGAAGGTCGCCTGGACCGGGAGCTGGGACTGGGTCTCGCTGGGCGGCGGCCTCTCGCCGGATCGGGGTCCGCTGAGGATCCCGATCGGGATCTTCATCGACAACCTCGCGGCGATCATGTTCGTGATGGTGACGTTCATCGCGACGTTGATCCACGTCTATTCCATGGAATACATGGGGGGGGATCCGCGCCTCCCCCGGTACTTCGCCTACCTGTCGCTGTTCTGCTTCTCGATGCTCGGGCTGGTCGCGTCGAGCAACGCCTTCATGGTGTTCGTCTTCTGGGAGCTGGTCGGCCTCTGCTCGTACCTGCTGATCGGCTTCTGGTACGAGGACCGGTCGAACGCCGACGCGGCGAACAAGGCGTTCCTCGTGAACCGGGTCGGCGACGTGGGGATGCTCGTCGGCCTCGGGCTCCTCTGGACGCAGCTCGGCACGCTCGACATCGCCGAGATCAATTCGGGCCTGGCGAGCGTCGAGGCCAGGCAGGGGGACGACCTCGGCCGGATTGCCGCCGGGGAGCCGGCCGAGGAGCACGTCGTGGTACTGGGCGCCGGGGTCCGGGCGATCCCGCACTGGGTGCTCGTCCTGGCGGGGCTGGGGATCTTCGCCGGTTGCGTAGGCAAGAGTGCCCAGTTCCCGCTGCACGTCTGGCTCCCCGACGCGATGGCCGGGCCCACGCCCGTATCGGCCCTGATCCACGCGGCGACGATGGTGGCGGCGGGCGTCTACCTCGTCGGCCGGTTCTTCCCGCTCTTCACGGATGAAGTGTTGCTGATTATCGCCTATGCGGGCGGGATCACGCTGTTCATCGCGGCGACGATCGCGCTGGTACAGGTCGATTACAAGAAGGTGCTGGCATATTCGACGGTCAGCCAGCTCGGGTTCATGATGCTCGCCCTCGGGGTCGGCGGGTGGGCGGCCGGGCTGTTCCACCTGCTGACGCATGCCTTCTTCAAGGCGTTGCTCTTCCTGGGCGCGGGCAGCGTCCACCACGCGGTCCACACGTATGACCTCCGCCCGCTCGGCGGACTGCGGCGGAAGATGCCGATCACCTCGACGACGATGCTTCTGGCGACGTTGGCGATCTCCGGAGTGCCGCTCTTCAGCGGGTTCTACTCGAAGGATGCGATCCTCGCCTCGGCCATCCGATTCGTGGTCGATCGGCCGGGTCATGTCGCACTCCTCATCCTGCCCGCGATCGGCGCGGCGATGACGGCGTTCTACATGTTCCGGATGTGGTTCCTGCTGTTCTCGGGTCGGTCGAGGGGCTGGTCCGCCTCGGGCCTCGTCGCCGAGCACGGGCACGAGGACGACCCGGTCACCCGTGCCCACGAGGGCGGGCCCCGCATCACCTGGCCGCTCCGGATCCTCGCCGTGCCGACGGTGATGATCGGCTGGCCGCTGACGATCCTGCCGCTCACGATCGTCGGTCTGCCATTCCATCCGATCCTGGAGGACTGGCTGGCCTACGGGGCGCCTCTGTCGGCCCGGTCGATCGGCTCGGCCCACCTCTGGGCGGCGGCAACGTCAATCCTGGTCCTCGTCGTCGGGATCGGCCTGGCGTTCCTGGCCTACCACCCGAGCAAGACGATCCGCCGAATCGACCCGGCACGCATGGCCGGCCAGCTGGGCGGGCTCTACGGCCTGTTCGTCAACAAATGGTATTTCGACGAGGTGTACCAGGCCCTGTTCGTCCGGCCGACCCTGGCGATCGCCCGACTGGCGAGCCGGTTCGACCGCACGGTCATCGACGGGGTGGTCGAGGGCTCGGCCCGGG